The genomic region CCGCCGCCGCCACTGGGACGTGGCACTGGGCGTGCATCCGCTCCCGCTCGACGTGCTGCCCCGCGCCGAGAGTCTCGCGCTGCTGCGCACGTTTCGCCCGGACCTCCCCGCCGCCGACGCCGACCTTCATGCGATTGCTGCCGCGCTCGGCGACCTGCCGCTGGCGCTCCATCTCGCGGGCAGCTTTCTGGCGAAATACCGCCACGCGCTCACGCCCGCGCAGTACCTGGAGCGCCTCCAGGCCCCGACGCTCCTCGATGATCGCTCGCTTCAGGCGGCGGGCCTGTCGCCGACGCAGCATGTGCAGCATGTCGCACGCACGTTTGAGCAGAGCTACGCGCGGCTCGATCCTGCCGAGCGGACGGATGCGCTGGCGCTGACGCTCCTCGCGCATGCCGCCTGCTTCGCGCCGGGGGAGCCGCTGCCGCGCTGGCTGTTGCTCCAAACGCTGGATCTGCCGGACGATGACCCTGATGGAGCACTCATGGCCGAGGATGCCCTGACGCGGCTGATCGACCTGGGGCTGCTGGACACCGACGCGGCGGGGAACCTCCGCATGCATCGGCTGGTCGCGGCCTTTGTGCAGGCCGTGCTGGTCGATGGAGCGGCGCAGGTGGCGGTGGAAGCGACGATGCTCCGCGTGGCGGATGACTTGAACAAGCGCCGCAATCCCCGTCCGCTGCTGGCGGTCCAGCCCCATCTCCGCTTCATCATGGAGGCGGCACAGCCGCGCTCGGATGCACGAAGCGCAGGGTTATACAATGCGCTGGGCGAGCATGTATGGCAGCTCGGCGCCTATCCTGAAGCACAGGGGTACCTGGAACAGGCCATAGCGATCCGGCAGCGCGTGCTGGGCATCCACCATCCCGACACGGCACAAAGCCTTAATACCCTGGGTAACGTGCTCTACTACCAGGGGCAGTACGCGCACGCGCAGGGCTACTATGAGCAGGCGTTAGGCATCCGGCAGCGCGTGCTGGGCACCGATCATCCAGAAACCGCCAGGAGCCTGAACAACCTGGGCGGCGTACTGGAAGCCCAGGGGCAGTACGCGCAGGCGCAGGGCTACTATGAGCAGGCGTTCGCGATTTGTCAGCGGGTGTTGGACCCAGACCATCCCTTGACCCTGCTAACCCTCAACAACCTTGGCCTGGCGCTGTATGAACAAGGGCAGTACGCGCACGCGCAGAGCTATCTGGAGCAGGCGTTGGGCATCCGGCAGCGCGTGCTGGACGCCGACCATCCCGACATTGCCGACAGCCTCAACAACCTGGGCGAGGTGCTCAAGGCCCAGGAGCGGTACGCAGCAGCCCAGAGCTACCTCGAGCAGGCGTTGGGCATCCGGCAGCGCGTGCTGGGCACGCGCCATCTCAGCACCGCTCAAAGCTTCAACAACCTGGGCGAGGTGCTCAAGGCCCAGGGGCGGTACGCAGCAGCTCAGGGCTATCTGGAGCAGGCGTTGGCGATTTGTCAGTGCGTGCTGGGCGCCG from Herpetosiphonaceae bacterium harbors:
- the fxsT gene encoding FxSxx-COOH system tetratricopeptide repeat protein is translated as MADDSKTEYSIGSWVRRRRKALDLTQAALAERVGCAEVTIRKIEADTARPSPTIARRLAICLDLPPDERARFLQVARGERSVDRLPPALSRIEAAPRSTDQAPIPVAPIPLDTVPPPAPLPPGSRMPLRRNPLFVGRDADLHKVARALTIGETAAIGQLEIAAATGLGGIGKTQLACEFVHRYGQCFPGGVFWLSFADPTTIPSEVAACGGADAMQLSPAFGTLPLDEQVQRVLAAWKEPLLRLLVFDNCEDEALLDQWRPSHGGCRVLITSRRRHWDVALGVHPLPLDVLPRAESLALLRTFRPDLPAADADLHAIAAALGDLPLALHLAGSFLAKYRHALTPAQYLERLQAPTLLDDRSLQAAGLSPTQHVQHVARTFEQSYARLDPAERTDALALTLLAHAACFAPGEPLPRWLLLQTLDLPDDDPDGALMAEDALTRLIDLGLLDTDAAGNLRMHRLVAAFVQAVLVDGAAQVAVEATMLRVADDLNKRRNPRPLLAVQPHLRFIMEAAQPRSDARSAGLYNALGEHVWQLGAYPEAQGYLEQAIAIRQRVLGIHHPDTAQSLNTLGNVLYYQGQYAHAQGYYEQALGIRQRVLGTDHPETARSLNNLGGVLEAQGQYAQAQGYYEQAFAICQRVLDPDHPLTLLTLNNLGLALYEQGQYAHAQSYLEQALGIRQRVLDADHPDIADSLNNLGEVLKAQERYAAAQSYLEQALGIRQRVLGTRHLSTAQSFNNLGEVLKAQGRYAAAQGYLEQALAICQCVLGADHPDTADSLNNLGEVLKAQGQYAHAQSYLEQALAICQRVLGTDHPHTATVLRGLGELLHARGETAQARRSLEQALAIFEQRLGSQHPDTEQTRRTLAALDAM